Proteins found in one Deltaproteobacteria bacterium GWA2_45_12 genomic segment:
- a CDS encoding chorismate mutase, with protein sequence MSEKIDQYRNKIDSIDDQILKLLSKRGECALAIGKLKGKEGAAIHVPAREKNIFDRLIQTNPGPYKPEGIQSIFREIISATRAVEAPVRVAFLGPEATFTHMAAVKYFGSSSQMLPVKSIQAIFEDVEKGHSDYGVVPIENSSEGVVSHTLDMFANSNLKVCGEMVLRVSHHLLSHETDLNAIKVVYSHPQALAQCRNWLANHLPHVVLKETESTAMAAKLAAEENGVAAIASEIAASVYQLPVLEQSIQDQTQNYTRFLVIGTHAAGKTGGDKTSILFVARDEVGALYKILGPLAKAKVNLSKIESRPLKKKAWEYMFFVDLDGHAEDKRIAKALEEVKKRCSIFKILGSYPKSAVVA encoded by the coding sequence ATGTCTGAAAAAATAGATCAGTATCGCAACAAAATTGATTCCATCGACGATCAAATCCTGAAGCTTTTGTCAAAGCGCGGTGAATGTGCTCTGGCCATTGGCAAGCTTAAAGGAAAAGAGGGTGCGGCCATTCATGTGCCGGCCAGGGAAAAAAACATTTTTGACCGCCTCATTCAGACAAATCCCGGTCCTTACAAGCCTGAAGGGATTCAATCCATCTTCCGAGAAATTATTTCAGCCACCCGGGCAGTTGAAGCTCCTGTGCGTGTGGCTTTTCTTGGGCCGGAAGCCACGTTCACCCATATGGCGGCAGTTAAATATTTTGGATCTTCTTCGCAAATGTTGCCGGTTAAAAGTATCCAGGCCATTTTTGAAGATGTTGAAAAAGGACACAGCGATTATGGCGTGGTTCCCATTGAAAATTCAAGTGAAGGGGTGGTTAGCCATACCCTGGATATGTTTGCCAATTCAAATTTGAAGGTGTGTGGTGAAATGGTGCTAAGGGTAAGCCATCATTTGTTAAGCCATGAAACGGATTTAAATGCCATCAAGGTGGTCTATTCCCATCCCCAAGCCCTGGCTCAATGCCGCAACTGGCTGGCCAATCATCTTCCCCATGTTGTTCTTAAAGAAACGGAAAGTACGGCCATGGCCGCAAAGCTTGCGGCCGAAGAAAATGGGGTTGCGGCTATCGCTTCTGAAATTGCGGCCAGCGTGTATCAACTTCCCGTTTTGGAGCAAAGTATTCAGGATCAAACCCAAAACTATACCCGTTTTTTGGTCATAGGGACTCATGCTGCAGGCAAAACAGGGGGAGATAAAACATCTATTTTGTTTGTGGCCCGCGATGAAGTGGGGGCGCTCTACAAAATTTTGGGACCTCTGGCCAAGGCTAAAGTGAATCTTTCTAAAATCGAATCCCGTCCCTTGAAAAAGAAGGCGTGGGAATACATGTTTTTTGTCGATTTGGACGGACACGCCGAAGACAAGCGCATTGCCAAAGCGCTGGAAGAGGTAAAAAAACGATGCTCCATTTTCAAAATTTTGGGTTCGTATCCGAAGAGTGCCGTCGTGGCTTAA
- a CDS encoding MazF family transcriptional regulator, protein MKRGDLYRVYKPGKQDPKKFRVFVIVSRNTLLGSQFSTCICAPVYSRYDGLSTQVAIGTEEGLKHSSSIHCDELVSLPKSSLTHFIGSLSPEIMEELNSSLKIALAVE, encoded by the coding sequence ATGAAACGAGGAGATCTCTACAGGGTTTACAAACCGGGCAAGCAAGACCCGAAAAAATTCCGTGTATTCGTCATTGTTAGTCGAAACACATTATTGGGGTCCCAATTTTCAACCTGCATTTGCGCCCCTGTTTATTCCCGCTATGACGGCCTTTCAACCCAAGTGGCCATTGGCACCGAAGAAGGGCTCAAACATTCCAGCTCCATTCACTGTGACGAATTGGTCAGCCTTCCCAAATCATCACTCACCCATTTCATAGGATCACTTTCCCCCGAAATAATGGAAGAACTCAATTCATCCCTCAAAATAGCGCTTGCTGTGGAGTGA
- a CDS encoding ribonuclease R encodes MKSKHHFSRQKKIHSPKPEKSSQKKLVGSLKLHRDGYGFVLPDNPDEPDVFIPPRFINGGLPDDKVEVDVWATPGDLRREGRILRVVERGRKRWIGTLEQKGRVFFVVNHDYSTDIVMVVSGKNLKSSLVGKRVLVEIDDAGAFSNPMTGQVVEVLGAPLEKNTEIASILAKHAIEREFPSAVEHESKLLSDSLDEHEVLKRIDLRKIPLITIDGETARDFDDAVYATKKGKNYLLYVCIADVAHYVRLGKPLNAEAFKRGTSVYFSDFCVPMLPEKLSNHLCSLRPNEDRLVLCCEIEFGPDATPLHVRLYEAVMNSWHRATYTEVQKALDSHFHQTRFQPKIIESIKAMKEVADLLIKLRKDRGAIEFDLPEAKVIYDEAGQMMAISKTERFFAHLLIEELMIAANVAVATYFAQNHIPQIYRVHEEPDAFKLEEFEKFVKGLSIKKHVDRLRHPKDFAHFLASIHAHPMFDVVSQVLLRSMKQASYSPKNKGHFGLALRNYAHFTSPIRRYPDLLVHRQLKTLLHSSKEGVVSYSPKHVSKPEIKRHGAAKLLSVEDLEGMAAQSSRREREAMEAEREMFDLYRVWFMEKYVDNVFEGKVRRIVKFGLFVELIPHFVEGLLHVRDMSDDFYIYDEKHIRFVGRKRRKSFGVGDKVRVFIKETSVADRMVYLGMEKRHTSSV; translated from the coding sequence ATGAAATCAAAACACCATTTTTCTCGTCAAAAAAAAATACATTCACCTAAACCTGAAAAATCTAGCCAGAAAAAACTTGTCGGCAGCTTAAAACTGCATCGTGATGGGTATGGTTTTGTTCTGCCTGATAACCCCGATGAACCCGATGTTTTTATTCCTCCGCGCTTTATTAACGGGGGGCTGCCCGATGATAAAGTTGAAGTGGATGTTTGGGCGACCCCGGGTGATCTGCGCCGGGAAGGCCGCATTCTACGGGTTGTCGAACGTGGCCGCAAACGCTGGATCGGAACCTTGGAACAAAAGGGGCGTGTTTTTTTCGTTGTGAACCATGATTATTCAACCGACATCGTCATGGTTGTTTCGGGGAAAAATCTCAAATCGTCCCTTGTTGGCAAACGGGTTTTGGTTGAAATTGATGATGCGGGGGCCTTTTCAAACCCCATGACGGGGCAGGTGGTTGAAGTGTTGGGGGCTCCCCTTGAAAAAAACACGGAAATCGCCTCCATTTTGGCCAAGCATGCCATCGAGCGCGAGTTTCCCTCCGCCGTTGAGCACGAATCAAAATTATTAAGTGATTCTCTTGATGAACATGAAGTTTTAAAACGAATTGATTTGCGGAAAATTCCGCTTATCACCATTGACGGAGAAACGGCCCGTGATTTTGATGATGCTGTTTATGCCACCAAAAAAGGGAAAAATTATCTTCTCTATGTTTGCATTGCCGATGTGGCCCATTATGTAAGGCTTGGGAAACCACTTAATGCCGAGGCCTTCAAGCGTGGCACCTCTGTTTATTTTTCCGATTTCTGTGTGCCCATGCTTCCTGAAAAACTTTCCAACCATCTTTGCAGCTTAAGGCCCAATGAAGATCGGCTGGTTCTCTGTTGCGAAATTGAATTTGGCCCGGATGCCACCCCGCTTCATGTTCGTTTGTATGAAGCGGTTATGAACAGCTGGCATCGCGCGACTTATACCGAGGTGCAAAAAGCGCTTGATTCCCATTTTCATCAAACCCGTTTTCAACCCAAAATCATTGAAAGCATCAAGGCGATGAAGGAAGTGGCCGATTTGCTCATCAAACTTCGCAAGGACAGGGGAGCCATTGAATTTGATTTGCCGGAAGCGAAAGTTATTTATGATGAAGCCGGCCAAATGATGGCCATTAGCAAGACGGAGAGGTTCTTTGCCCATTTACTTATCGAGGAACTCATGATCGCCGCCAATGTCGCTGTGGCTACTTATTTTGCGCAAAATCATATTCCCCAAATCTATCGTGTGCATGAAGAACCGGATGCTTTCAAGCTGGAAGAATTTGAAAAATTTGTGAAAGGGCTTTCCATTAAAAAGCATGTGGACCGTCTGCGGCATCCCAAGGATTTTGCCCATTTTTTGGCGTCCATCCATGCTCATCCCATGTTTGATGTGGTCAGTCAGGTTTTGTTGCGTTCGATGAAACAAGCTTCTTATTCGCCCAAGAACAAGGGGCATTTTGGGCTGGCTTTAAGAAACTATGCCCATTTCACCTCGCCCATCCGGCGTTATCCTGATCTGTTGGTGCATCGGCAATTAAAGACTTTGCTGCATTCCTCCAAAGAGGGGGTTGTTTCCTATAGTCCCAAACATGTTTCCAAGCCGGAGATCAAGCGGCATGGAGCGGCAAAGCTTCTGTCTGTTGAAGATCTGGAAGGTATGGCTGCACAGTCCTCGCGCAGGGAGCGCGAGGCCATGGAGGCGGAACGCGAAATGTTTGATTTGTACCGTGTGTGGTTCATGGAAAAATATGTGGACAATGTCTTTGAAGGGAAAGTGCGGCGGATTGTCAAGTTTGGCCTGTTTGTCGAATTGATTCCCCATTTTGTGGAAGGCCTGTTGCATGTGCGTGACATGAGCGATGATTTTTATATTTATGACGAAAAACATATCCGTTTTGTGGGCCGGAAAAGAAGAAAGTCTTTCGGCGTGGGGGACAAAGTGCGGGTATTTATCAAGGAAACTTCAGTGGCGGACCGGATGGTTTATTTGGGGATGGAGAAAAGGCACACATCATCTGTTTGA